In Nicotiana tabacum cultivar K326 chromosome 17, ASM71507v2, whole genome shotgun sequence, one DNA window encodes the following:
- the LOC142171452 gene encoding uncharacterized protein LOC142171452, translating into MMTIKPRRDVIEALIPHWDPENNVFRFTDYEMTPTLEEIAHFQGWGRNLRRQRPIVPKNVNEGKFLKLLNINYGQYEGLGGKWVKFELLFHLYGLKCNFERNVEKLKSKENKKTWKVHRRFAFMVAFLGRVVFPEREGRMDLHLAGVVEALTSEGDDYTLVPMILSYIFRALTRCKLGAQNFDGCNILLQIWFLEHFYRHPTITDFRELWPIHTYDHQKRIDECDLPEGIDAWKELLLTLSAKLITWNYNWFSSKEVICESAYHSYLVLIGLDGIQPYAPLRVMRQFARLQKVPPTRDMSKFCYDFGKDQPHDEEEIIKIWYASKVSELNEMVEDRDRGEVIPEYITWFNDPSSFGDRPEGSNRRRNDQRTIERLKEELEHAQMTIAKQQAQQQDRVAQIRLNIEKYYQFALRVMDKDLKHAKNKAARLEEELANTIGLVRRVEANKNAEIYKLQEDLSIIEEDAHQQQLEFDQ; encoded by the coding sequence ATGATGACAATCAAGCCCAGGAGGGATGTGATCGAAGCTTTGATTCCGCACTGGGATCCTGAAAACAATGTGTTCCGTTTTACCGACTATGAAATGACTCCGACCTTGGAGGAAATCGCCCATTTTCAGGGGTGGGGCCGCAATCTTCGCCGCCAAAGGCCCATAGTACCAAAAAATGTGAATGAGGGTAAGTTTCTGAAGCTCCTGAACATAAATTACGGACAATATGAAGGTTTAGGAGGCAAGTGGGTTAAGTTCGAACTTCTTTTTCACTTGTATGGCCTAAAATGCAATTTCGAAAGGAATGTGGAAAAATTGAAATCAAAGGAAAATAAGAAAACATGGAAGGTTCACAGAAGGTTTGCATTTATGGTTGCTTTTTTGGGGCGTGTAGTTTTTCCGGAAAGGGAAGGACGCATGGATCTCCACTTGGCAGGTGTAGTTGAGGCTCTGACTTCAGAAGGGGATGATTATACTTTGGTCCCTATGATTCTTTCTTACATTTTTCGTGCTTTAACTAGATGTAAATTGGGCGCGCAAAACTTTGATGGCTGCAACATTTTGCTACAGATATGGTTTTTGGAGCATTTTTATCGTCATCCTACGATCACTGATTTTAGGGAGCTATGGCCCATTCATACTTATGATCACCAAAAAAGAATTGATGAATGTGACTTACCAGAAGGGATAGATGCCTGGAAAGAACTACTTCTTACTCTGTCCGCCAAACTGATCACTTGGAATTACAATTGGTTTTCCTCTAAAGAGGTCATCTGTGAGTCTGCATACCATTCTTATTTGGTACTCATAGGATTGGATGGTATTCAACCCTATGCTCCACTTCGGGTAATGCGCCAGTTTGCACGACTACAAAAGGTGCCGCCAACACGAGATATGAGCAAGTTCTGTTATGATTTTGGTAAAGATCAACCTCATGACGAAGAAGAAATTATAAAAATTTGGTATGCAAGTAAAGTCTCGGAGTTGAATGAGATGGTAGAAGACCGAGATCGTGGAGAGGTGATCCCTGAATATATTACCTGGTTTAATGATCCTTCGTCATTTGGAGATAGGCCTGAGGGGTCGAACAGGAGGAGAAATGATCAAAGAACTATAGAAAGGCTGAAAGAGGAATTGGAGCATGCTCAGATGACCATAGCCAAACAACAAGCCCAGCAGCAAGACAGAGTCGCTCAGATTCGTTTAAATATTGAGAAATATTATCAATTTGCCTTACGAGTCATGGATAAAGATCTAAAACATGCTAAAAATAAGGCGGCCCGATTAGAAGAAGAACTGGCAAACACGATTGGTTTAGTCAGAAGAGTTGAGGCGAACAAAAATGCTGAAATCTATAAGCTGCAAGAAGACTTGAGTATTATTGAAGAGGATGCACACCAACAACAATTGGAGTTTGATCAGTAG